In a genomic window of Hyphomonas sp.:
- the rfbF gene encoding glucose-1-phosphate cytidylyltransferase gives MKVVLLAGGFGTRISEETSIRPKPMVEIGGNPILWHIMRQYAAHGLTDFVICAGYKSDYIRNYFLNYRNTRSDFTMNLRSGKVEFHETEAEDWNVTVVDTGLNTMTGGRIKAARQYIGDEPFCVTYGDGVSNVNITDLIQKHKESEAYATLTAVVQPGRFGGLSLDSNTGAVRSFREKAAEDGNVINGGFFVCEPEVFDYIDGPETIWERDPLERLVADNKLNAYRHFGFWQPMDTLRDRNYLEGLWEKGDAPWAPEQLKRDA, from the coding sequence ATGAAAGTAGTATTGCTCGCGGGCGGATTTGGCACACGCATCAGCGAAGAAACCAGCATTCGCCCGAAGCCGATGGTCGAAATCGGCGGCAACCCGATCCTGTGGCACATTATGCGCCAATATGCGGCGCACGGCCTGACGGATTTCGTGATCTGCGCCGGATACAAGTCTGATTATATTAGAAATTATTTCCTGAACTATCGGAACACACGGTCCGATTTCACGATGAACCTGCGTTCCGGAAAGGTCGAATTCCACGAAACCGAGGCGGAAGACTGGAATGTGACGGTGGTGGATACAGGTCTGAACACGATGACCGGCGGCCGGATCAAGGCTGCACGCCAGTATATCGGCGACGAGCCCTTCTGCGTGACCTATGGCGACGGCGTTTCAAATGTGAACATCACCGACCTGATCCAGAAGCACAAGGAATCCGAGGCCTATGCCACGCTGACCGCTGTGGTACAGCCGGGCCGTTTTGGTGGGCTCAGCCTGGACTCGAATACGGGCGCTGTGCGCTCCTTCCGGGAAAAGGCGGCCGAAGACGGCAATGTCATCAATGGCGGATTCTTCGTGTGCGAACCTGAAGTGTTCGATTATATTGACGGACCGGAGACGATCTGGGAACGCGATCCGCTCGAACGCCTCGTGGCCGACAACAAGCTGAACGCATACCGCCATTTCGGTTTCTGGCAGCCCATGGATACGCTGCGCGACAGGAACTATCTGGAAGGCCTCTGGGAAAAAGGCGATGCCCCCTGGGCCCCCGAGCAACTGAAGCGAGACGCCTGA
- a CDS encoding glycosyltransferase family 2 protein, translating to MSNGVSVIIPTYNRAALLRETLDSVLQQSRPAEEILVVDDCSPDETVQVVAQYADRVRLIRKTENRGKAHSINLALAECTQPLVWIVDDDDLIDPTALETLVGLLADKPEAGFAYGRHARFSIDPEGNRTDMGTGYWTACSEDDFFVRTLEDFFVHQPGMIVRRSVIDKAGALDESLVRSQDYDFLVRIARLSDCAKTENVVFFQRQHDGMRGTKDTSFSAAQRDEKWIAYDQKIFSGLRDSLTLDEYLPGQGDIQSDQDRRRALLQRGVIMGRKKMWSLAAEDFMAAARIAPSQLTSDELAILKRAFGSKYGCGEVLAAPFPRKAFRQLYRTSPSGRTISRALAAGLKWRIRQAARNGAYRDAVGYARQVFNLHFGL from the coding sequence ATGAGCAACGGCGTTTCCGTCATCATTCCCACTTACAATAGGGCGGCTCTGCTTCGCGAGACGCTGGACTCCGTGTTGCAGCAAAGCCGCCCGGCCGAGGAGATCCTCGTCGTTGACGATTGCTCGCCGGATGAAACCGTGCAGGTCGTGGCGCAGTACGCAGACCGGGTCCGGCTGATCCGGAAAACCGAAAACCGGGGCAAGGCCCATTCAATCAATCTTGCCCTGGCCGAATGCACCCAGCCGCTGGTCTGGATCGTGGATGATGACGACCTGATCGACCCGACCGCCCTGGAAACGCTGGTGGGCCTTCTGGCCGACAAGCCGGAAGCCGGCTTTGCCTATGGGCGCCACGCCCGGTTCTCGATTGATCCGGAGGGCAACCGGACGGACATGGGCACCGGTTACTGGACCGCGTGCAGCGAGGATGACTTCTTTGTGCGCACGCTGGAAGATTTCTTTGTCCACCAGCCGGGCATGATCGTCCGGCGGTCTGTCATCGACAAGGCTGGCGCACTGGATGAGAGTCTGGTGCGGTCGCAGGATTATGACTTTCTCGTCCGCATCGCCCGCCTGTCCGATTGTGCGAAAACGGAGAATGTCGTGTTCTTCCAGCGCCAGCATGACGGCATGCGCGGCACGAAGGACACCAGCTTCTCGGCCGCCCAGCGCGACGAAAAATGGATCGCCTATGACCAGAAGATCTTTTCCGGCCTGCGAGACAGTCTGACACTGGATGAGTACCTGCCGGGACAGGGTGACATTCAGTCGGACCAGGACAGGCGCCGGGCGCTGCTGCAGCGCGGCGTGATCATGGGCCGGAAGAAGATGTGGAGCCTTGCTGCCGAGGATTTCATGGCCGCAGCCCGAATTGCCCCCTCACAGCTCACATCGGATGAGCTCGCCATCCTGAAACGGGCCTTCGGTTCCAAATATGGCTGTGGCGAAGTGCTAGCAGCGCCCTTCCCCAGAAAGGCGTTTCGTCAGCTGTACCGTACATCTCCGTCCGGCCGGACGATCTCGCGGGCGCTTGCCGCCGGCCTCAAATGGCGGATCCGCCAGGCCGCCCGGAATGGCGCCTACCGGGACGCCGTCGGATATGCCCGACAGGTCTTCAATCTGCATTTCGGCCTTTAG
- a CDS encoding glycosyltransferase: MPSSPPQPPGKPLNIGFRVGTFPKLSETFVLSQIEGMIARGHNVSILADQRSGPEEIGAAPEGLAGLDYVLPASPVLAGLRAKLPYRVRRFLTRRHERALCGDNDVVICNFGWFGAQVLASARDMPDRARILTIFHGDDMSRSLLRNDVHQYDELIASGELLMPVSDFWAGRLKEFGATPDTIHVHRMGVKVDEFRFQPRTREADAPLNLVTVCRFVEKKGLEYAIRGVGRALERMPDAPIRFELIGSGPLEQPLADLVRDLGLEDRVLFSGALPHKDVVSALERSDALILPSVVSSDGDMEGIPLSLMEAMASGVSVISTYHSGIPELIEHGVSGLLSEERNVDQVADNILTLLQNPEDAAKMAQQARLVIESKFNSDMLNDQLEKLCREAADRSQPAAEPGA, from the coding sequence ATGCCCTCCTCCCCCCCGCAACCGCCCGGCAAGCCCCTGAATATCGGATTCCGTGTCGGGACTTTTCCGAAACTGTCCGAGACCTTTGTCCTGAGTCAGATCGAGGGCATGATTGCGCGCGGCCACAATGTCTCCATTCTGGCGGACCAGAGATCCGGGCCGGAAGAGATCGGCGCCGCACCGGAGGGACTGGCGGGGCTGGACTATGTGCTGCCCGCGTCGCCGGTTCTGGCCGGACTGCGCGCAAAATTGCCGTATCGGGTACGGAGATTTCTGACACGCCGGCATGAACGGGCGCTGTGCGGGGACAATGACGTCGTCATCTGCAATTTCGGCTGGTTCGGGGCACAAGTCCTGGCCAGCGCCCGCGACATGCCGGACCGCGCCCGTATCCTGACCATCTTCCATGGCGATGACATGTCCCGCAGCCTGCTGCGCAATGATGTCCATCAATATGACGAGCTTATTGCGTCAGGTGAATTGCTGATGCCGGTCAGTGACTTCTGGGCCGGACGCCTGAAGGAGTTCGGCGCCACGCCGGACACAATTCATGTCCACAGGATGGGGGTAAAGGTCGACGAATTCCGCTTTCAGCCTCGCACACGGGAAGCTGACGCGCCGTTGAATCTCGTGACTGTGTGCCGGTTTGTCGAGAAAAAGGGACTCGAATACGCCATTCGCGGCGTAGGCCGGGCGCTTGAGCGCATGCCCGACGCGCCGATCCGGTTTGAACTCATCGGGTCCGGTCCGCTGGAACAGCCGCTGGCGGACCTTGTCCGGGATCTCGGCCTCGAAGACCGGGTCCTGTTTTCCGGCGCCCTGCCCCACAAGGATGTGGTCAGCGCGCTTGAGCGCTCCGACGCCCTGATCCTGCCCAGCGTCGTATCCTCCGACGGGGATATGGAGGGAATTCCGCTGTCCCTGATGGAAGCCATGGCCAGCGGTGTCAGCGTGATCTCGACCTATCATAGCGGCATTCCGGAATTGATCGAGCACGGCGTCTCCGGCCTCCTGTCGGAAGAGCGCAATGTCGACCAGGTCGCCGACAATATCCTCACGCTGCTGCAAAATCCGGAAGACGCCGCAAAAATGGCGCAGCAGGCCAGGCTGGTCATAGAATCTAAATTCAATTCGGACATGCTGAACGATCAGTTGGAGAAGCTTTGCCGGGAGGCGGCGGACCGGTCGCAGCCGGCTGCGGAACCGGGCGCATAA
- a CDS encoding glycosyltransferase family A protein — translation MSTETSETVAATPPKVAIITPVYNGAEFIRETLDCVQAQDYPNLVHVVLDNCSTDGTAEILAAYEARNVPIILHRNDEVLPLYSNWNTAMSHAPADAKYVRLLCADDTMSITCTSKMVEIAESDDDILLVGTNISKNDDPIPFVWPEGQKVMEGNEVVRRFFLNEMGFFAVHMLMRRDVMDWRNPVYDDRYTGADFESVLAILKRGKFGMVHERLGWVRIHEGSQTAATIVKKNTHFVDWLNTLYEHGPDVLSNEEFDRVSRRYCRHYFRRALRWKKEYGPEAVERHFEALEQQRGPTNLLTYADAWIDWALIRLGVRKYWSGWPS, via the coding sequence ATGTCTACAGAAACTTCAGAGACTGTCGCGGCGACGCCGCCAAAAGTTGCCATCATCACCCCCGTCTACAATGGCGCGGAGTTCATCCGCGAAACGCTGGATTGCGTCCAGGCACAGGACTATCCAAACCTCGTCCATGTCGTACTCGACAATTGCAGCACGGATGGAACGGCTGAAATCCTGGCTGCGTACGAAGCCAGGAATGTGCCCATCATCCTGCACAGGAATGACGAGGTGCTGCCGCTCTACTCCAACTGGAACACGGCGATGAGCCACGCACCGGCGGACGCCAAATATGTCCGCCTGCTGTGTGCGGACGATACGATGTCGATCACCTGCACCAGCAAGATGGTCGAGATTGCCGAGTCCGATGACGATATCCTTCTCGTCGGCACCAACATCTCCAAGAATGACGATCCGATCCCCTTCGTCTGGCCGGAAGGACAGAAGGTCATGGAAGGCAATGAAGTCGTGCGGCGTTTCTTCCTCAATGAAATGGGATTCTTCGCGGTGCACATGCTGATGCGCCGGGATGTGATGGACTGGCGCAATCCGGTTTATGATGACCGCTACACCGGCGCGGATTTCGAATCCGTGCTGGCCATTCTGAAACGTGGAAAGTTCGGGATGGTGCATGAGCGGCTGGGATGGGTCCGCATTCATGAAGGCTCCCAGACGGCTGCAACCATCGTGAAGAAGAACACCCATTTCGTCGACTGGCTGAACACGCTGTACGAACATGGCCCGGACGTGTTGTCGAACGAGGAATTCGACCGCGTGTCCCGTCGCTATTGCCGTCATTATTTCCGCCGCGCCCTGCGCTGGAAGAAGGAATATGGTCCGGAAGCGGTCGAGCGGCATTTCGAAGCCCTGGAGCAACAGAGAGGCCCGACCAATCTGCTGACCTATGCCGATGCCTGGATTGACTGGGCCCTGATCCGGCTGGGCGTGCGCAAATACTGGTCCGGCTGGCCCAGCTAA
- a CDS encoding twin-arginine translocation signal domain-containing protein, whose amino-acid sequence MFELSRRNFLRAGAGAGGVAVVGGGWALFRTREQLLEDVLRRALPGVSFDPDGLELFKQDFFRLQFSDLKADIKLRATSILSGLIGVKRVMGIGAFRQKLADIEDLAVTQFLTYSDFFLFDDPREDTITYWGIDPERPCPNPFARFGFD is encoded by the coding sequence ATGTTCGAACTGTCGAGACGCAATTTCCTGAGAGCCGGCGCTGGGGCCGGAGGCGTTGCCGTGGTCGGAGGGGGCTGGGCCCTGTTCCGCACACGAGAGCAATTGCTGGAAGATGTGCTGAGACGTGCCCTGCCCGGCGTCAGCTTCGACCCGGATGGTCTCGAACTCTTCAAGCAGGATTTCTTCCGGCTGCAGTTTTCCGACCTCAAGGCGGACATCAAGCTGCGCGCAACCTCCATCCTGAGCGGCCTGATCGGCGTCAAGCGGGTCATGGGCATCGGGGCGTTCCGCCAGAAGCTGGCCGACATTGAAGACCTGGCCGTGACACAATTCCTGACCTATTCCGACTTCTTTCTCTTCGACGACCCCCGCGAAGACACCATTACCTATTGGGGCATCGACCCCGAACGTCCCTGCCCGAACCCGTTCGCCCGGTTCGGATTTGATTGA
- a CDS encoding GMC oxidoreductase, translated as MFIEHAPADNTYDLVVVGTGFGSLFYLQKYRELNPRARILVLEWGKHHTRDWQMEHGHNSDVGYTDSYVRVSDDQKTWRTTIGLGGGTNCWWGLTPRMGPNDFKMKSRYGVGVDWPVTYEDLISHYREAEDIMRISGPSDLEYRYSGTAPYPQPSHRLSTPDEIIKAANPDRHFAIPSARLRIAENGRGPCCSTSRCNLCPVDAKFTALNSMMHLLEADNTFVMVEARVTHFDIEGNTVKAVHYTHGGQDHTAIGDQVILGANAIQSPHILMKSGMDHPALGRYLHEKLPAVYELLLDGVDSFDGGQASTGINYTLYDSADRSRHGAAAIFTENRWTTGLRTEYGRWRQVLPVLVVVEDIPQSTNRVALGEGDLPLVDHPDWSPYAYEGLKIVESQLEAALAPLPIEGINLVRKGGTNAHIQGTLRMGDDPAQSIVDKDLVHHSVRNLTCVGTSVWASCSVSNPSLTAAALSLKAAQAAHANLGVL; from the coding sequence ATGTTCATCGAGCATGCACCTGCAGACAACACCTATGATCTCGTCGTGGTCGGCACGGGCTTTGGCTCGCTGTTCTATCTGCAAAAATACCGGGAGCTGAATCCCCGCGCCCGCATTCTGGTTCTGGAATGGGGCAAGCACCATACGCGCGACTGGCAGATGGAGCATGGTCACAATTCCGACGTCGGATACACGGATTCCTATGTCCGCGTGTCCGACGACCAGAAGACCTGGCGCACCACGATCGGTCTTGGCGGCGGCACAAATTGCTGGTGGGGCCTCACGCCGCGCATGGGGCCGAACGATTTCAAGATGAAGTCCCGCTATGGTGTCGGGGTCGACTGGCCGGTGACCTATGAGGATCTGATCTCCCACTATCGGGAAGCCGAAGACATCATGCGGATTTCCGGCCCAAGCGACCTGGAATATCGCTACAGCGGCACAGCGCCCTATCCGCAGCCGTCGCATCGTCTGTCCACACCGGACGAGATAATCAAGGCGGCAAACCCGGACAGGCATTTCGCCATTCCATCCGCCCGTCTGCGCATTGCCGAGAATGGTCGCGGACCCTGCTGCTCGACCAGCCGGTGCAATCTGTGCCCGGTGGATGCCAAGTTCACCGCCCTCAATTCGATGATGCATCTACTTGAGGCGGACAACACTTTCGTGATGGTCGAAGCGCGGGTCACCCATTTCGACATCGAAGGCAACACGGTCAAGGCCGTGCACTACACTCATGGCGGACAGGATCACACAGCCATCGGCGACCAGGTAATCCTCGGCGCCAATGCCATTCAGAGTCCGCACATCCTCATGAAGTCGGGCATGGACCACCCCGCACTCGGCCGCTACCTGCATGAAAAGCTGCCGGCTGTGTACGAACTCCTTCTGGACGGCGTGGACTCGTTTGACGGCGGGCAGGCCTCCACCGGGATCAATTATACCCTCTACGACTCGGCAGACCGGTCACGGCACGGCGCAGCGGCCATCTTCACGGAGAACCGCTGGACCACCGGTTTGCGTACAGAGTATGGCCGATGGCGACAGGTCCTGCCGGTCCTGGTCGTGGTCGAAGACATTCCGCAGAGCACCAATCGGGTGGCGCTGGGCGAAGGCGACTTGCCACTGGTCGATCATCCGGACTGGTCCCCCTATGCCTATGAAGGCTTGAAAATCGTGGAGAGCCAGCTGGAAGCGGCGCTTGCGCCCCTGCCGATCGAGGGCATCAATCTGGTGCGCAAGGGCGGCACGAATGCGCATATCCAGGGAACGCTGAGAATGGGTGATGATCCGGCTCAATCCATTGTCGACAAGGATCTCGTCCACCATTCCGTGAGAAACCTGACCTGCGTCGGCACCTCTGTCTGGGCCAGCTGCAGCGTGTCCAATCCCAGCCTGACGGCTGCCGCCCTGTCCCTGAAGGCGGCACAAGCCGCCCATGCCAATCTGGGAGTTCTGTGA
- a CDS encoding NAD(P)/FAD-dependent oxidoreductase — MESGFEIECVIVGAGVVGLACARALARAGRDVLIIEKAADIGMETSSRNSEVIHAGIYYPEGSMKAKACVEGRHDLYAYLDSRSLPYRKCGKLIVATSEAQAEDLERIARHAWKNGVEDLGIIDGAQARQLEPALNAMRALHSPSTGILDSHAYMVSLRGEAEDHGAMIAFKTEIVSSEILPDGRCRLVCEGDETSEITTRLLVNSAGLAAPALAAGMEGFPKVHVPKAYLAKGNYFSLVGRTPFSRLIYPVPEPGGLGVHLTLDMGGQARFGPDVEWIERMDYEVDPARALGFYAAIRRYWPGLPDESLAPAYAGIRPKIAGPGEPNADFCLMGPETHGLDGQVHLFGIESPGLTSSLAIAGAVEAMLR, encoded by the coding sequence ATGGAATCAGGATTTGAAATCGAATGCGTCATTGTGGGGGCAGGCGTGGTCGGACTGGCCTGTGCCCGGGCGCTGGCGCGCGCCGGACGTGATGTCCTCATCATTGAAAAGGCGGCCGATATCGGGATGGAAACGAGTTCCCGGAACTCCGAAGTCATCCATGCGGGCATTTACTATCCCGAAGGATCCATGAAGGCGAAGGCCTGCGTGGAAGGCCGGCATGATCTGTACGCCTATCTGGACTCCCGCTCGCTGCCCTATCGCAAATGCGGCAAGCTGATCGTTGCCACCAGTGAGGCCCAGGCGGAGGATCTCGAACGCATTGCCCGCCATGCCTGGAAAAATGGCGTGGAGGACCTTGGCATCATCGACGGCGCGCAGGCGCGCCAGCTGGAGCCCGCGTTGAACGCCATGCGGGCCCTGCATTCGCCGTCGACCGGCATTCTGGACAGCCACGCCTACATGGTCAGCCTGCGCGGCGAGGCCGAGGATCATGGCGCCATGATCGCGTTCAAGACGGAAATCGTGTCCAGCGAAATCCTGCCGGATGGCCGCTGCCGTCTGGTCTGCGAGGGAGACGAGACAAGCGAGATCACGACCCGCCTTCTGGTCAATTCGGCGGGGCTGGCGGCACCCGCGCTGGCCGCCGGGATGGAGGGCTTCCCGAAGGTGCATGTGCCGAAAGCCTATCTCGCCAAGGGCAATTACTTCTCTCTTGTCGGCAGGACGCCCTTTTCCCGCCTCATCTATCCGGTGCCGGAACCCGGCGGCCTGGGGGTTCACCTGACCCTGGACATGGGTGGGCAGGCCCGCTTCGGGCCGGATGTCGAATGGATTGAGCGGATGGATTATGAAGTGGATCCGGCGCGCGCGCTCGGCTTCTACGCCGCCATTCGCAGGTATTGGCCGGGTCTGCCGGACGAATCCCTTGCGCCGGCCTATGCCGGCATCCGTCCGAAGATTGCCGGACCGGGCGAGCCGAATGCCGATTTCTGCCTGATGGGACCCGAGACGCATGGCCTCGACGGGCAAGTGCACCTGTTCGGCATCGAAAGCCCCGGCCTGACGTCCAGTCTGGCCATAGCCGGGGCAGTCGAGGCGATGCTGCGCTAG
- a CDS encoding FAD-dependent oxidoreductase, giving the protein MSDGNHTDSGVRILGAGCAGFGAAHQLHSQGVKPVIYEARDHIGGHTASFDYKDGFIFDEGPHISFTKNERIKTLFAESVGQDFQAFPSRVNNYWQGHWIKHPAQVNLAGLPRQLIVDCIKDFVHAQNNEYGEIRNYQDWLHAAFGPTFGDTFPGEYTKKYHTTEAKNLTTDWLGPRLYQPDLEEVLHGALDKDTQDVHYIPDFRYPTNGGFVSYLDMFAQRSEVHLNHRVTVIDTKEKMLTFSHGGQAPYEKLISSIPLPALIPLIKDAPAEVREAAALLSCSQVVLINIGVNRANVSDCHWTYFYDADIPFSRLSFPHMFSPHVAPDGCGAIQAEIYFSDKWKPMTGTLEDWIEPTIQSLMKIGYIQDREEIIHTSTLYAPWGNVIFDHDRPKCLKLVHDYLKDVGVAYCGRYGDWAYIWTDESFISGERAANMVMNYAAEA; this is encoded by the coding sequence ATGAGCGACGGCAATCACACCGACAGCGGCGTACGCATCCTGGGTGCTGGATGCGCCGGCTTCGGCGCCGCCCACCAATTGCATTCCCAGGGCGTCAAGCCGGTCATCTATGAGGCCCGCGACCATATTGGCGGCCACACGGCCAGCTTTGATTACAAGGACGGGTTCATCTTCGACGAGGGCCCGCACATCTCCTTCACCAAGAATGAGCGCATCAAGACCCTGTTCGCCGAAAGCGTCGGCCAGGATTTTCAGGCATTTCCGTCCCGCGTGAACAATTACTGGCAGGGCCACTGGATCAAGCACCCGGCTCAGGTGAACCTGGCCGGCCTGCCCCGTCAGTTGATCGTCGATTGCATCAAGGATTTCGTCCACGCCCAGAACAATGAGTATGGCGAGATCCGGAATTATCAGGACTGGCTGCACGCCGCATTCGGCCCGACCTTCGGCGACACGTTTCCGGGCGAGTACACCAAGAAGTACCACACGACTGAAGCAAAGAACCTGACCACCGACTGGCTGGGCCCGCGGCTTTACCAGCCGGACCTTGAAGAGGTGCTTCACGGCGCGCTCGACAAGGATACGCAGGATGTCCACTACATCCCCGATTTCCGCTATCCCACCAATGGCGGCTTCGTGTCCTATCTGGACATGTTCGCGCAGCGCTCCGAGGTTCATCTCAATCATCGCGTGACCGTGATCGACACGAAGGAAAAGATGCTGACCTTCTCGCATGGCGGACAGGCCCCGTACGAGAAGCTGATCTCGTCCATTCCGCTGCCTGCCCTGATCCCGCTGATCAAAGACGCCCCGGCTGAAGTGCGCGAGGCGGCCGCGCTGCTCTCCTGCAGCCAGGTTGTGCTGATCAATATCGGCGTGAACCGGGCGAACGTGTCCGATTGTCACTGGACCTATTTCTACGACGCGGACATTCCGTTCTCGCGCCTGTCCTTCCCGCACATGTTCTCGCCCCACGTTGCGCCGGACGGGTGTGGTGCGATCCAGGCCGAGATCTATTTTTCAGACAAATGGAAGCCGATGACCGGCACGCTGGAAGACTGGATCGAGCCCACGATCCAGAGCCTGATGAAGATCGGCTATATCCAGGACCGCGAGGAAATCATCCACACCTCCACTCTTTATGCGCCATGGGGCAATGTGATCTTCGATCATGACCGGCCGAAATGCCTGAAACTGGTGCATGACTATCTCAAGGATGTCGGTGTGGCCTATTGCGGCCGGTACGGCGACTGGGCCTATATCTGGACCGATGAAAGCTTCATCTCCGGCGAACGCGCCGCCAACATGGTCATGAACTACGCGGCTGAAGCCTAG
- a CDS encoding dTDP-4-dehydrorhamnose 3,5-epimerase family protein, producing MKFVETPLKGAFVVEQEPFSDARGYFARAYCKDELAGVGADYDFVQANMSGNVAAGTLRGLHYQDETAPEAKLLRCITGAIFDVIVDMRPDSPTRHKWFGVELTAENRKAILIPPLFAHAYLALTPGAGDRCVRERPQLARSRDLT from the coding sequence ATGAAATTTGTCGAGACGCCATTGAAAGGCGCGTTCGTGGTAGAGCAGGAGCCATTTTCCGATGCGCGCGGCTATTTTGCCCGCGCCTATTGCAAGGACGAACTCGCCGGCGTGGGGGCGGACTACGATTTCGTACAGGCCAACATGTCCGGAAACGTCGCCGCCGGCACGCTTCGCGGACTGCACTATCAGGACGAGACCGCGCCCGAAGCCAAGCTTCTGCGCTGCATTACCGGGGCGATCTTCGATGTCATCGTCGACATGCGCCCCGACTCGCCAACCCGGCACAAATGGTTCGGCGTCGAACTGACCGCCGAGAACCGGAAAGCCATTCTGATTCCCCCCCTGTTCGCGCATGCCTATCTGGCTCTGACCCCCGGGGCCGGTGACCGATGTGTCCGAGAAAGACCGCAATTGGCCAGATCTCGTGATCTGACCTGA
- a CDS encoding NAD(P)-dependent oxidoreductase — MAETIIVTGGTGFIGRHAVEDLVARGFKVIVPTSRDITDGVDGATYLTCDLTDAADRDKLIGEANASGLLHIAWRAAVSGLWGAPENIDWLQSSLALGRAFLDAGGQRITLCGSCGEYDWTSGMCIEDQTPLRPNTIYGTAKVSVMHGLSAMCQTAGATLATGRPFFIYGPREHESRLTAYVIQCLMRGEEAACSHGMQLRDYSHVADVGRGMAALAASNLAGEYNIATGEAVRVKDVILEIAKAIGRPELVKLGAREAPAHEPPLIVADMAKTRASGLDWAPRFTLESGVADTIDWFRANA; from the coding sequence ATGGCTGAAACCATTATTGTTACCGGCGGAACCGGATTCATCGGGCGGCACGCAGTTGAAGACCTCGTGGCGCGCGGCTTCAAGGTCATCGTTCCCACCAGCCGTGACATTACGGATGGAGTCGACGGGGCCACCTATCTTACCTGTGATCTGACCGATGCGGCAGACCGGGATAAGCTGATCGGCGAGGCCAATGCCTCCGGCCTTCTGCACATTGCCTGGCGCGCCGCCGTCAGCGGTTTGTGGGGCGCTCCAGAGAATATTGACTGGCTCCAGTCCAGCCTGGCACTTGGCCGGGCCTTTCTGGATGCGGGCGGCCAGCGGATCACGCTCTGCGGGTCGTGTGGCGAATATGACTGGACGTCCGGCATGTGCATCGAGGACCAGACTCCGCTACGCCCCAACACGATCTATGGAACCGCCAAAGTGTCCGTCATGCACGGCCTCTCGGCCATGTGCCAGACGGCCGGCGCAACGCTGGCCACGGGTCGTCCCTTCTTCATCTACGGGCCCAGAGAGCATGAAAGCCGTCTGACAGCCTATGTGATTCAGTGCCTGATGAGAGGCGAAGAGGCAGCCTGTTCGCACGGAATGCAGCTGCGCGACTACAGCCATGTGGCCGATGTTGGCCGGGGCATGGCTGCGCTTGCTGCCAGCAATCTGGCGGGCGAGTACAATATCGCAACCGGGGAAGCTGTTCGGGTAAAGGATGTCATCCTGGAGATCGCCAAGGCGATCGGTCGTCCGGAACTCGTGAAACTGGGTGCTCGGGAAGCGCCCGCCCATGAGCCGCCGCTGATCGTTGCCGACATGGCGAAGACGCGGGCATCCGGACTGGACTGGGCCCCGCGCTTCACGCTGGAATCGGGCGTTGCTGATACGATCGACTGGTTTCGCGCCAACGCCTGA
- a CDS encoding sugar transferase, with translation MSTYATLRRQPDHSGTEQVAKRLFDVVVASCALVFTAPLILVVALLIRLQDGAPAVFAQTRQGKDGKTFACFKLRSMVPDAAERLQVLLATDPDARREWAETQKLTHDPRITPLGQFLRKSSIDELPQLINVIRGDMSLVGPRPIVETEIAKYGEHYKHYCAVRPGLTGLWQVRGRSDTSYETRVAMDVEYARTRSFLTDVKILFLTVPAVLNSKGAR, from the coding sequence ATGTCGACGTACGCCACGCTCCGACGCCAGCCTGATCATTCGGGCACGGAACAAGTCGCGAAGCGTCTGTTCGACGTCGTAGTGGCGAGCTGCGCTCTGGTCTTCACCGCACCGCTGATCCTGGTCGTTGCCCTGCTCATTCGTCTTCAGGACGGCGCCCCGGCTGTCTTCGCACAGACCCGCCAGGGCAAGGACGGCAAGACCTTTGCCTGCTTCAAGCTGCGTTCGATGGTGCCCGACGCCGCTGAACGTCTGCAGGTCCTGCTGGCGACGGATCCCGATGCCCGGCGCGAATGGGCAGAAACGCAGAAGCTGACGCACGATCCCCGCATCACGCCTCTGGGCCAGTTCCTCCGCAAGAGCTCCATCGACGAGCTGCCGCAGCTGATCAATGTCATTCGCGGGGACATGTCCCTCGTCGGCCCGCGCCCGATTGTCGAGACCGAGATCGCCAAATATGGCGAGCACTACAAACATTATTGTGCTGTTCGTCCGGGCCTGACAGGCCTGTGGCAGGTCCGCGGACGCAGCGACACGTCCTATGAGACCCGTGTGGCGATGGATGTGGAATATGCCCGCACCCGGTCCTTCCTGACCGACGTCAAGATCCTGTTCTTGACCGTGCCGGCTGTGCTCAATTCGAAGGGTGCCCGCTAG